TGCGCCTTCCCGCTGCTGGCTGGCGTTGAAGCCCACAGCGACCCGCTGCAAGCCTTCAAGGACACCGACTACGCCCTGCTGGTTGGCGCCCGCCCCCGCGGCCCCGGCATGGAGCGCGCCGACCTGCTGGCCGCCAACGCCCAGATCTTCACCGCCCAAGGCAAGGCCCTGAACGCCGTCGCCTCGCGCAATGTCAAGGTCCTGGTGGTCGGCAACCCCGCCAACACCAACGCCTATATCGCCATGAAGTCGGCCCCGGACCTGCCGGCCAAGAACTTCACCGCCATGCTGCGCCTGGATCACAACCGCGCCGCCTCGCAACTGGCTGCCAAGACCGGCACCAAGGTCGGCGACATCAAGAAGCTGACCGTCTGGGGCAACCACTCGCCCACGATGTACGCCGACTACCGCTTCGCCACCACCAACGGCCAGTCGATCAAGGATCTGGTCAACGACCAAGTCTGGAACGCTGACACCTTCCTGCCCACCGTGGGCAAGCGCGGCGCCGCCATCATTGCCGCTCGCGGCCTGTCCTCGGCCGCCTCGGCCGCCAACGCCGCCATCGACCACATGCGCGACTGGGCCCTGGGCTCGAACGGCGAATGGGTGACCATGGGTGTGCCTTCGAACGGCGAATACGGCATCCCTGCCGGCGTCGTGTTCGGCTTCCCGGTGACCACCGCCGGCGGCGAGTACAAGATCGTCGAAGGCCTGGAGATCGACGCCTTCTCGCAAGAGCGCATCAACATCACCCTGGCCGAGCTGCAAGGCGAACAAGACGGCGTCAAGCATCTGCTGTGATGCAGTCCGCGCCCGCGCCTCGGTGGCGGGCGCAGCAAACGCCTTGAAAATCGGGCCGGCATGGCATCCATGCTGGCCCGTTTTGTTTTCAGGTCCGCCCTGCCAATGCCCACAACCCTCTTCCGCCTGCCTGCACCATGAGCTCCTTGCCCGCCCTGCACCCCAAACTGGCCTTGTTCGAAGACGGTGACGCCGCCACCGTGCTGCCCGTGGTCGACCACTACTGCGGCGTCGAAGTGCGCATGCGCAAGAGCCTGGAGTTGCAGGCCGAGATGGGCCCGGTGTTTGACATCACCCTGGACTGCGAAGACGGCGCCCCCATCGGCGGCGAGGCCGAGCATGTGCAGCTGGTCACGGAGCTGCTCCACAGCGCGCACAACCGGCACGGCCGCGTCGGCGCACGGGTCCATCCTTTCGATCACCCGAGCTTCGAGGCCGATGTCGACGGCTTGATCGCCGGGGCCGGCGAGCGCCTGGCCTTTCTGATGATCCCCAAGCCGCGCAGCGCCGAGGAGCTGGCGCGCGCCTGCGCCTTCATCGACGAGCGCCTGCAACACCACGGCACGCAAAAGCCCCTGCCCCTGCACACCTTGATCGAAACCCATGGCGCCCTGCGCGATGTGATGCAGATCGCCGCCCACCCGCGCATCGAGTCCCTGTCTTTCGGCCTGATGGATTTCGTCTCCGCCCACCGCGGCGCCATCCCGCGCCATGCGCTGACGGCCGAGGGTCAGTTCAGCCACCCGCTGATCGCCCGCGCCAAACTCGAAATCTCAGCGGCTGCCCACGCCCATGCCAAGACGCCCTCGCACTGTGTGGTGACCGAATTCAAGAACAGCGTCGCCCTGCAAGCGGCCGCCACCCGCGCGGCGCGCGAGTTTGGCTACACCCGCATGTGGAGCATCCACCCCAATCAGATTCAACCCATCCTGGACGCCTTCGCCCCCAGCGCCGCCGAGGTGGATGAGGCACTGGAAATCATCCAGGCCGCACAAGCCGCCCAGTGGGCGCCGATCCAGCATCGCGATGTGCTGCACGACCGCGCCAGCTACCGCTTCTTCTGGCACCTGCTGGAACGCGCCCACGCGACCGGCCAGCCCCTTCCTGCGGAAGCGCGCCTGGCCTATTTCAGCGGCGACTGATCCGTCATTCGCTGGAGTGCGCTGCGCGCAACGGCCGCTTGCAATTGCTGGCAAACGATTACCCTCGGGCACGAATCACGGAGCGACAATAGCGTCATTCAGATGCCAGCGCTGCGGCGCACATCCCTCCTGCTTGAGAGCCCCCCATGATTCACACCCCCTTGAAATCCACCGTGTTGGCCTGCGCCCTGGCCCTGCTCAGCAGCTCGGCCTGGTCCGCCGCCGTTGAAAGCGCCAAGCCGCGCAACCGCCTGGCCGCCAAGATCAAGCCGGCCGCGCCCGCGCCGGTGCCTGCTGTCGAGGACAACAGCCCGCTGAGCGAAGAGCAAATGGCCGTGGCCCCGCAGGTGCACGCCGGCGAAGCCAGCTGCGAGTTCAAGCACAAGGTCTCGGTGACACCGCATCCCGAGAAGCCCGGCCGCTTCCGCCTGCAGTTCGGCCAGACCGTCTACAACATGGCGCCCGAGCCCACCACCACCGGCGCCGTGCGCCTGGAAGACAAGCAGGCCGGCGTGGTCTGGCTGCAAATCCCGGCCAAGTCCATGCTGATGAACACCCGCATCGGCCAGCGCCTGGTGGACGGCTGCCAGCATGCCGAGCAAGTGGCCATGGCCCAGGTGAACGAGCCCCTGACCGACGGCGGCATCGGCATCACCCCGAGCGAGCCGCAGACCCCGCCGCCCGCCCCGGTGGCCAAGGCCAGCGCCAAGAAGCGCGTCAAGTAAGGATCGCTCACACGGCCTGTTCCGCAGGCCCCAGCAAAAAAGGAGACCTTGCGGTCTCCTTTTTTTGTGGCCGGGTCGAGGCGAAAGGTCCTCGCCTCCCTTTCAGCTCACTCGCCCACTTCACTCCCCCAGATACGCGGCACGCACCTTGGGGTCATTGAGCAAGGACTGACCCTCGCCCGTCATCGTCACCAGGCCTGACTCCATCACATAGCCCCGGTTGGCCAGCTGCAGCGCCCGGCTGGCGTTTTGCTCCACCAGCAGCACCGTCACGCCTTGCTTGTGGATGTCGTTCACCACTTCGAAGATTTTGTCCACCATGATGGGGGACAGGCCCATGCTGGGCTCGTCCAGCAACAGCACCTTGGGCTTGGCCATCAACGCCCGGCCCATGGCCAGCATTTGCTGCTCGCCGCCGCTCATGGTGCCGGCCAGCTGCGCGCGGCGCTCCTTCAGGCGCGGGAAGATGCCGAAGATGCGCTCGATGTCGGCCTCGATGCCGGCCTTGTCGCTGCGCAGGTAGGCGCCCATCTGCAGGTTCTCGGTGATGGTCATGCGGGTGAAGGTGCCCCGCCCTTCCGGCACCATGACCAGGCCTTGCTTGACCAGGTCCCAGGGGCCTTGGCCCTTGATGCTCTGGCCCAGGTACTTCACGTCGCCGTCGGCCACCGGCTGCAGGCCGGTCACGGCTTTGAGCGTGGTGGTCTTGCCCGCGCCGTTGGCGCCGATCAGGCTGACGAGTTCGCCTTGGCGCACTTCGAAGTGCACGCCTTTGACGGCCTGGATGCCGCCGTAGGCGACCTTGAGTCCGCTGACTTCGAGCAGGATGTCTTGTTGTGGGTTCATGTGGGTGTCGCCTTGTTGCTGGTGATCCTGGGGCCGCGATCAGTGGGCTGCATGCCCGGCGCCCAGATAGGCTTCGATCACTTTCTCGTTGCGCTGCACGTCGTAGGGCGTGCCTTCGGCAATCTGCTTGCCGTAGTCCAGCACCGTGACGCGGTCGCACAGACCCATCACCAGCTTCACATCGTGTTCGATCAGGAGGATGGTGCGGCCGTCCTTGCGGATGCGGTCGATCAGCTCGCGCAGCACCACCTTCTCGGTGGCGTTCATGCCGGCGGCGGGCTCGTCCAGGGCGATCAGCTTGGGGTCGGTGGCCAGGGCGCGCGCGATCTCCAGCCGGCGCTGGTCGCCGTAGCTGAGCGTGCGGGCCTTGTATTCGGCGTACTTGCCGATGCCCACGTAATCAAGCAGTTCCTGGGCACGCTTGGCAATCGCCGCCTCCTCGGCCTTGAAGCCGGGGGTGCGGAAGATGGCGCCGATCAGGCCCGAACCGGAGCGCACATGGCGCCCCACCATCACGTTCTCCAGCGCCGTCATCTCGGCAAACAGCCGGATGTTCTGGAAGGTGCGCGCGATGCCGGTCTTGGCCACTTCGTGCACGGCGGTCGGGGCATAGGGCTTGCCGCCGAGCTCGAACGTGCCGCCGTCCGGGGTGTACAGGCCCGTGATGACGTTGAAGAAGGTGGTCTTGCCCGCGCCGTTGGGGCCGATCAGGCCGTAGACCTGGCCTTTGTTGATCTGGATGCCCACGTCGGAGAGGGCTTGCAGGCCGCCGAAGCGCTTGGACACACCGGCGACTTTGAGCACCACATCTGCGTTGCTGTTGTTGTTGCTTGTCATGGCTTGTTTTCCTTTGCAGACCCGGTGTTCACTTCTGCGGCACCGGCGCGGCGCGGCCGTGCTCGGGCGCCGGCCACAGGCCGCGCGGACGCACCAGCATGATGCCGATCATGGCCAGGGCCACCAGCAGCTGGCGCAGGATGGAGGCGTCCAGACGCCCGCCCGTCATCTCCTGCAGCGGGCCGGCCGCGTAGCGCAGCACCTCAGGCAGGGCCGACAGCAGCAGCGCGCCCAGGATCACGCCGGGGATGTGGCCGATGCCGCCCAGCACCACCATGGCCACGATCATCACGCTCTCTTGCAGGCTGAAGGACTCGGGGCTCACAAAGCCCTGGAAGGCGCCGAACATGGAGCCCGACACCCCGCCGAAGGTGGCGCCCATGCCGAAGGCCAGCAGCTTCAGGTTGCGGGTGTTGATGCCCATGGCCTTGGCGGCGATCTCGTCCTCACGGATGGCCATCCAGGCGCGGCCGATGCGGCTGTTCTCCAGGCGATAGCAGATCAGCACACTGAACACCACCAGCACCAGGAAGAGGTAGTAGTACAGCGTCACCGAGGGGATGGGGAAGCCGAACAGCTCGGTGCCCTTGCCCAGGTCCAGGCCGAAGAAGTGGAAGGAGTCAATCTGGCCGATGCCGCGCGGGCCGTTGGTGATGTTGACCGGGTACTCCAGGTTGTTCAGGAACACGCGGATGATTTCACCGAAGCCCAGGGTCACGATGGCCAGGTAGTCGCCCCGCAGCTTCAGCGTGGGCGCGCCCAGCATGACGCCGAAGAAGGCCGCCAGCCCCGCCGCCAGCGGGATCACCAGCCACAGCGGCGAGTGCAGCCCGTCGGGGAAGGCCATGCGGAAGGCCTCGAAGTTCTCGCTCAGGTGCGGGCTCGACAGCAGCGCGAACATGTAGGCGCCGACCGCGTAGAACGCGACATAGCCCAGGTCCAGCAGACCGGCGTAGCCCACCACGATATTCAGGCCCAGGGCCAGCATCACGTACAGCAGCGCCAGGTCAATGATGCGCACCGGCCCGTTGCCGAACTGCTGCGCAATCAGCGGCACCACCAGCAGGCCCAGGGCCGAGAGCAGGAAGACGAAGAGTTTGTTCTGTTGTTGCATGGTCTGTGTCTCCTTGGGGCCTCAAGCCCGATCCGCCACGCGCTCGCCCAGCAGGCCCGAGGGCCGCAGCGTCAGCACCAGGATCAGCGCAATGAAGGCAAAGATGTCGGCATAGTGGCTGCCCAGCACGCCACCGGTCAGGTCACCCAGATAGCCCGCACCGATGGCCTCGATCAGGCCCAGCAGCACGCCGCCCACCATGGCCCCGGCCAGGTTGCCAATGCCACCCAGCACCGCCGCCGTGAAGGCCTTCAGCCCCGGCATGAAGCCCATGGTGTGCTGCACCGTGCCGTAGTTGGCCGCCCACATCAGGCCGGCCACCGCGGCCAGCGCCGCACCGATCACAAAGGTGGTCGAGATGATGAAGTCAGGCTTCACCCCCATCAGGCCCGCCACCTTGGGGTTCTCGGCCGTGGCCCGCATCGCGCGGCCCAGCTTCGTGTGATTCACCAGCCACATCAGCGTGGCCAGAATCATCACCGTGGCGCCCAGGATCACGCACTGCGTCACCGTGATCACCGGCCCGCCCAGATCGATCGGCGTGGTCGGCAGCAGCAGCGGGAAGGGCTTGGGATTGGGCTTCCAGATGATCATGGCCAGGGTCTGCAGCAGCAGCGACATGCCCATGGCCGTGATCAGCGGTGCCAGACGCGGCGCATTGCGCAGCGGCCGGTAGGCGATCTTCTCCACCAAAAAGTTCAGCGTCGTGCACACCAGCACCGCACAGCCCAG
This region of Paucibacter aquatile genomic DNA includes:
- a CDS encoding malate dehydrogenase, coding for MSKTPVRVAVTGAAGQIGYALLFRIASGEMLGKDQPVILQLLEIPDEKAQNALKGVIMELEDCAFPLLAGVEAHSDPLQAFKDTDYALLVGARPRGPGMERADLLAANAQIFTAQGKALNAVASRNVKVLVVGNPANTNAYIAMKSAPDLPAKNFTAMLRLDHNRAASQLAAKTGTKVGDIKKLTVWGNHSPTMYADYRFATTNGQSIKDLVNDQVWNADTFLPTVGKRGAAIIAARGLSSAASAANAAIDHMRDWALGSNGEWVTMGVPSNGEYGIPAGVVFGFPVTTAGGEYKIVEGLEIDAFSQERINITLAELQGEQDGVKHLL
- a CDS encoding ABC transporter permease subunit, whose amino-acid sequence is MQQQNKLFVFLLSALGLLVVPLIAQQFGNGPVRIIDLALLYVMLALGLNIVVGYAGLLDLGYVAFYAVGAYMFALLSSPHLSENFEAFRMAFPDGLHSPLWLVIPLAAGLAAFFGVMLGAPTLKLRGDYLAIVTLGFGEIIRVFLNNLEYPVNITNGPRGIGQIDSFHFFGLDLGKGTELFGFPIPSVTLYYYLFLVLVVFSVLICYRLENSRIGRAWMAIREDEIAAKAMGINTRNLKLLAFGMGATFGGVSGSMFGAFQGFVSPESFSLQESVMIVAMVVLGGIGHIPGVILGALLLSALPEVLRYAAGPLQEMTGGRLDASILRQLLVALAMIGIMLVRPRGLWPAPEHGRAAPVPQK
- a CDS encoding ABC transporter ATP-binding protein — its product is MNPQQDILLEVSGLKVAYGGIQAVKGVHFEVRQGELVSLIGANGAGKTTTLKAVTGLQPVADGDVKYLGQSIKGQGPWDLVKQGLVMVPEGRGTFTRMTITENLQMGAYLRSDKAGIEADIERIFGIFPRLKERRAQLAGTMSGGEQQMLAMGRALMAKPKVLLLDEPSMGLSPIMVDKIFEVVNDIHKQGVTVLLVEQNASRALQLANRGYVMESGLVTMTGEGQSLLNDPKVRAAYLGE
- a CDS encoding HpcH/HpaI aldolase/citrate lyase family protein; its protein translation is MSSLPALHPKLALFEDGDAATVLPVVDHYCGVEVRMRKSLELQAEMGPVFDITLDCEDGAPIGGEAEHVQLVTELLHSAHNRHGRVGARVHPFDHPSFEADVDGLIAGAGERLAFLMIPKPRSAEELARACAFIDERLQHHGTQKPLPLHTLIETHGALRDVMQIAAHPRIESLSFGLMDFVSAHRGAIPRHALTAEGQFSHPLIARAKLEISAAAHAHAKTPSHCVVTEFKNSVALQAAATRAAREFGYTRMWSIHPNQIQPILDAFAPSAAEVDEALEIIQAAQAAQWAPIQHRDVLHDRASYRFFWHLLERAHATGQPLPAEARLAYFSGD
- a CDS encoding branched-chain amino acid ABC transporter permease, giving the protein METFFQQIINGLVLGSMYALVALGYTMVYGIINLINFAHGEILMVGALVSWTVISALAGSGLPGWALMLIALGCAVLVCTTLNFLVEKIAYRPLRNAPRLAPLITAMGMSLLLQTLAMIIWKPNPKPFPLLLPTTPIDLGGPVITVTQCVILGATVMILATLMWLVNHTKLGRAMRATAENPKVAGLMGVKPDFIISTTFVIGAALAAVAGLMWAANYGTVQHTMGFMPGLKAFTAAVLGGIGNLAGAMVGGVLLGLIEAIGAGYLGDLTGGVLGSHYADIFAFIALILVLTLRPSGLLGERVADRA
- a CDS encoding ABC transporter ATP-binding protein, yielding MTSNNNSNADVVLKVAGVSKRFGGLQALSDVGIQINKGQVYGLIGPNGAGKTTFFNVITGLYTPDGGTFELGGKPYAPTAVHEVAKTGIARTFQNIRLFAEMTALENVMVGRHVRSGSGLIGAIFRTPGFKAEEAAIAKRAQELLDYVGIGKYAEYKARTLSYGDQRRLEIARALATDPKLIALDEPAAGMNATEKVVLRELIDRIRKDGRTILLIEHDVKLVMGLCDRVTVLDYGKQIAEGTPYDVQRNEKVIEAYLGAGHAAH
- a CDS encoding ParB N-terminal domain-containing protein, with product MIHTPLKSTVLACALALLSSSAWSAAVESAKPRNRLAAKIKPAAPAPVPAVEDNSPLSEEQMAVAPQVHAGEASCEFKHKVSVTPHPEKPGRFRLQFGQTVYNMAPEPTTTGAVRLEDKQAGVVWLQIPAKSMLMNTRIGQRLVDGCQHAEQVAMAQVNEPLTDGGIGITPSEPQTPPPAPVAKASAKKRVK